In Halorubrum sp. PV6, a single window of DNA contains:
- a CDS encoding sulfite exporter TauE/SafE family protein → MSSSLSGGVQRTFLRYQHVIVFLAPLAFVAGVYGFAPTPTDAGIDYWTEYWWLFLAFALGAIIVNTVGISGSALFVPFLIFVFPLVAYPLEPTTLVKIGLISESFGLSSSSLAFIQYGLVDRRLSLSLVLGGVPFVVGGALLSFVIPEPLFHALLGIALIAASYLLLRADLGHGEPTSSDGDEVATDGGSSGDLPDDENKLGPAGVETDDSGTVTRVDRDGDDYVYSRGGYLERFANYSIGGVFQGLAGFGIGELGIISMLRTEVPVRVAIGTNHIVVATTAVLASVVHVFGGGLVGGHSIDLATTPWNMVVWTVPATTLGGQIAPYVSTALNTETIKMGVGGLFAIISVALFAMAAGI, encoded by the coding sequence ATGAGCAGTTCACTGTCCGGCGGCGTGCAGCGTACCTTTCTGCGGTACCAGCACGTCATCGTCTTCCTCGCGCCGCTCGCGTTCGTGGCAGGGGTGTACGGCTTCGCACCGACGCCAACCGACGCCGGAATCGACTACTGGACCGAGTACTGGTGGTTGTTCCTCGCGTTCGCGCTCGGAGCGATCATCGTCAACACCGTCGGCATCAGCGGGTCGGCGCTCTTCGTCCCCTTCCTCATCTTCGTCTTCCCGCTCGTCGCGTACCCGCTCGAACCGACGACGCTCGTGAAAATCGGCCTCATCAGCGAGTCGTTCGGGCTGTCGAGTTCGTCGCTCGCCTTTATCCAGTACGGACTCGTCGACCGCCGACTCTCGCTGTCGCTCGTGTTGGGCGGCGTCCCCTTCGTCGTCGGCGGGGCGCTGCTCTCCTTCGTCATCCCCGAGCCCCTGTTCCACGCGTTGTTAGGGATCGCGCTGATCGCGGCGTCGTACCTGCTCTTGCGCGCGGACCTGGGCCACGGTGAACCGACCAGCAGCGACGGCGACGAGGTCGCGACGGACGGCGGCTCGTCGGGCGACCTCCCCGACGACGAGAACAAACTGGGGCCGGCCGGCGTCGAGACGGACGACTCCGGCACGGTCACCCGCGTCGACCGCGACGGCGACGACTACGTCTACTCGCGGGGCGGCTACCTCGAACGGTTCGCCAACTACAGCATCGGCGGCGTGTTTCAGGGGCTCGCCGGCTTCGGCATCGGCGAACTCGGGATCATCTCGATGCTCCGCACCGAGGTCCCGGTTCGCGTGGCGATCGGCACGAACCACATCGTCGTCGCGACGACGGCCGTGTTGGCGTCCGTGGTCCACGTGTTCGGCGGCGGACTGGTGGGCGGTCACTCGATCGACCTGGCGACGACGCCGTGGAACATGGTCGTCTGGACCGTTCCGGCGACCACGCTCGGCGGGCAGATCGCGCCGTACGTCTCGACGGCGCTGAACACGGAGACTATCAAAATGGGTGTTGGTGGGCTGTTCGCGATTATCTCGGTCGCGCTGTTCGCGATGGCCGCCGGGATCTGA
- a CDS encoding glycosyltransferase family 2 protein, translated as MQERPTAPVSVVLPTREWTDACAEVAAQTAPDDEFVIACDGPHDPVVEAAAETAATVVVAGEPAGCSAKCNALAAGIERATHDRLVCTDADFRHGDEWLATVRRRLAALPEGHVLSTAPILVSEGALGKLLEPLSAVGVASSVRFNTGVWGGTMAFRRGDIDVDGFVDDLRRTVGDDALLAERAEGIETARSLVREMPVDGTLRETLSRRVRWTRMGLYLDPTGIASRMLTALAVLLGALLAPFVTVPLVTGVTAAAYAALGHRRWTFLLAVPGYALSLACLCYGLAHDEFEWTGRRYRWTALYDVTVCNRTERERPAE; from the coding sequence ATGCAGGAGCGCCCGACCGCGCCGGTGAGTGTTGTGTTACCGACCCGCGAGTGGACCGATGCCTGCGCGGAGGTGGCGGCGCAGACGGCGCCGGACGACGAGTTCGTGATCGCCTGTGACGGCCCACACGATCCGGTCGTCGAGGCGGCCGCGGAGACGGCCGCGACGGTCGTCGTGGCCGGCGAGCCGGCGGGCTGTTCGGCGAAGTGCAACGCGCTCGCGGCGGGCATCGAGCGCGCGACCCACGACCGGCTGGTGTGTACCGACGCCGACTTTCGGCACGGCGACGAGTGGCTCGCGACCGTCCGTCGACGGCTCGCCGCCCTCCCCGAGGGACACGTCCTCTCGACCGCACCGATCCTGGTGAGCGAGGGGGCGCTCGGGAAGCTGTTGGAGCCGCTGAGCGCCGTGGGCGTCGCGAGCAGCGTCCGCTTCAACACGGGCGTTTGGGGCGGGACGATGGCGTTCCGTCGCGGCGACATCGACGTGGACGGGTTCGTCGACGACCTCCGACGAACGGTCGGCGACGACGCCCTGCTGGCGGAGCGGGCGGAGGGAATCGAGACGGCGCGCTCGCTCGTGCGCGAGATGCCCGTCGACGGGACCCTCCGCGAGACGCTCTCTCGGCGGGTGCGCTGGACGCGGATGGGGCTGTACCTCGATCCGACCGGCATCGCGTCGCGGATGCTGACGGCGCTCGCGGTCCTCCTCGGGGCGCTTCTCGCGCCGTTCGTCACCGTGCCGCTGGTGACCGGCGTCACCGCGGCGGCGTACGCGGCGCTCGGTCACCGGCGGTGGACGTTCCTCCTCGCGGTGCCGGGGTACGCGCTCTCGCTCGCGTGTCTGTGTTACGGGCTCGCACACGACGAGTTCGAGTGGACCGGCCGGCGGTACCGGTGGACCGCGCTGTACGACGTGACCGTGTGTAACCGGACCGAACGTGAGCGACCCGCGGAGTGA